From Methanobacterium congolense, one genomic window encodes:
- a CDS encoding AIR synthase-related protein yields the protein MDIEGFVRRSMKEQDEKSIQEDLKNKILEYKEINPERAGQMAQAVIEEVKNTLKIDECSDESLKDIIKYPQSNVGMGEIGVGSRGAGDFFVHRKIAEIVSSTKSSALINPTAQDDGGVVRANVGSDDVYITTAVDGIHSRLSEYPFLGGFHVARATLRDVCVMGADPVAMLSDLHLADDGDVGKLFDFTAGVCAVSELVDVPLVAGSTLRVGGDMVLGDRLVSAVGAVGVSKYPPTARKRAESGDVILLTEGSGGGTISTTALYHGLFDVVWETMDISFIKSSEAIFQAGLLPEVHAMTDVTNGGLRGDAHEISKTTGLGLTFYDDKIRGMVNPKVLEMLENLDIDPLGVSVDSLMIIAPEDVASKVKKAVSGVGVAIDEIGYVDESGKSKLVKDGVEEELKPLFREAAYTKIKKIVGDIEPEDFEIMKEKVEKAALDAIDKKDRVVDMVRGR from the coding sequence GTGGACATAGAAGGCTTTGTAAGGCGCTCAATGAAGGAACAAGACGAAAAATCCATTCAAGAGGACCTTAAAAACAAAATACTTGAATACAAAGAAATAAACCCTGAAAGAGCCGGTCAGATGGCTCAGGCAGTGATTGAAGAGGTTAAAAACACCCTGAAAATCGATGAATGCAGTGATGAATCATTGAAGGACATCATAAAGTACCCTCAATCCAACGTAGGAATGGGTGAGATAGGCGTTGGATCAAGGGGTGCAGGAGACTTCTTCGTTCACAGGAAGATTGCAGAGATAGTTTCAAGCACCAAAAGCAGTGCACTCATAAATCCAACAGCCCAGGACGATGGAGGTGTTGTCAGGGCCAACGTTGGATCCGACGACGTCTACATAACAACTGCAGTGGACGGAATACACTCACGCCTCAGTGAATATCCATTTCTTGGAGGTTTCCATGTTGCAAGAGCCACCCTCCGTGATGTATGCGTCATGGGAGCAGATCCAGTTGCAATGCTCAGTGACCTACACCTTGCAGATGATGGAGACGTTGGAAAACTCTTCGACTTCACTGCAGGGGTCTGCGCAGTTTCAGAACTCGTTGATGTGCCCCTAGTGGCTGGAAGCACCCTCAGGGTTGGTGGAGACATGGTTCTTGGGGACAGGCTTGTGAGTGCAGTGGGTGCCGTTGGAGTGTCCAAGTACCCACCAACAGCAAGGAAACGGGCAGAATCAGGCGACGTTATACTCCTCACAGAGGGTTCTGGAGGAGGTACCATAAGCACCACAGCCCTCTACCACGGACTCTTCGATGTTGTCTGGGAAACCATGGACATAAGCTTTATAAAATCCTCAGAAGCAATATTCCAGGCAGGACTGCTTCCAGAGGTTCATGCAATGACCGATGTAACCAACGGCGGACTCAGGGGAGATGCCCATGAAATATCCAAAACAACAGGTCTGGGACTGACCTTCTACGACGACAAGATACGTGGCATGGTGAACCCCAAGGTGCTTGAAATGCTTGAAAACCTTGACATAGACCCACTGGGCGTTTCAGTGGACTCACTGATGATCATAGCACCTGAAGACGTTGCATCAAAGGTTAAAAAGGCAGTGTCAGGTGTTGGTGTTGCCATAGATGAGATAGGTTACGTTGATGAAAGTGGTAAATCCAAACTCGTGAAGGATGGGGTTGAAGAGGAGCTGAAACCACTCTTCAGGGAAGCAGCCTACACCAAGATAAAGAAGATAGTTGGGGATATTGAACCTGAAGACTTTGAAATCATGAAGGAGAAGGTTGAAAAAGCTGCGCTGGATGCAATAGATAAGAAGGACAGGGTTGTGGATATGGTTAGGGGAAGATGA
- the hisH gene encoding imidazole glycerol phosphate synthase subunit HisH, producing MITIIDYGSGNLKSIKNGFLKVGAEVSISSNVDEMRDAEALVLPGVGAFGNAMTQLKEYREVINKHVEDEKPFLGVCLGLQVLFGESQESPGVEGLGVFEGDVLHFPDSMKAQGLKIPHMGWNKLQMENPCPLFEGVGPEYMYFVHSYYVNPSDRNIIAATVDYGVEVPAAVCRGNTFATQFHPEKSGEPGLKILKNFVELI from the coding sequence ATGATAACCATAATAGACTACGGCTCAGGAAACCTTAAAAGTATTAAGAACGGCTTTTTGAAGGTGGGTGCAGAGGTTTCCATCTCCAGTAACGTGGATGAGATGAGGGATGCTGAAGCACTTGTTCTTCCAGGGGTTGGTGCCTTTGGAAATGCCATGACCCAACTTAAAGAGTATCGTGAAGTCATAAACAAACATGTAGAGGATGAAAAACCTTTTTTAGGCGTTTGTCTTGGACTTCAAGTTCTCTTCGGAGAAAGCCAGGAGAGTCCTGGTGTTGAAGGATTAGGTGTTTTTGAGGGGGATGTTCTGCACTTTCCAGATTCCATGAAAGCCCAGGGACTTAAAATACCACATATGGGCTGGAACAAACTTCAGATGGAAAATCCCTGCCCATTGTTTGAAGGGGTTGGCCCTGAGTACATGTACTTCGTGCACTCCTACTACGTGAACCCCAGTGACAGGAACATCATAGCTGCAACGGTTGACTATGGAGTTGAGGTTCCAGCTGCAGTCTGCAGGGGTAACACATTTGCAACCCAGTTCCACCCTGAAAAAAGCGGCGAACCCGGACTTAAAATCCTTAAAAACTTTGTTGAATTGATTTAA
- a CDS encoding sugar phosphate nucleotidyltransferase, with translation MTKTVGMILCGGFGKRLRPITEKVPKPLIEIKDDYTILDKQLFDFKNAGVDKVLLLTGFLSEKIRERYGDEYKGVKIEYVEEPEPLGTLNAIKLGMEHLGDGEQCVIRNGDVVADLNIKKMIEQGEKSDYPLQIFVTKMVSPYGIVEISGDRLVSFKEKPVLDYYINGGVYFSNGSINFGDFDVGDIEKTVFPMLAKENQLGYYKENGLFWMAIDTTKELEQIRKEYQNREDKPWGYEKILINTEKYLTKELFIREGYQTSFHYHEKKDETMYIVSGAGYIEFEDRKEYFGKNDTIRIEPGEVHSIVAMENTVLHEVSTPHLQDTVRVKDYYPAR, from the coding sequence ATGACAAAAACTGTTGGAATGATACTCTGCGGAGGATTTGGGAAACGTTTGAGGCCTATCACAGAAAAGGTTCCAAAACCCCTCATAGAAATTAAGGATGACTACACCATACTGGACAAACAGCTCTTCGACTTTAAAAATGCTGGAGTGGACAAGGTACTCCTTTTAACAGGATTTTTAAGCGAAAAAATAAGGGAGAGATATGGTGATGAGTACAAGGGAGTTAAAATTGAATACGTTGAAGAACCAGAACCCCTTGGAACTTTAAACGCGATAAAACTTGGTATGGAACATCTTGGCGATGGTGAACAGTGCGTGATAAGAAACGGAGACGTTGTTGCAGACCTGAACATCAAGAAGATGATAGAACAGGGGGAAAAATCAGACTACCCCCTACAGATCTTCGTTACCAAGATGGTTTCACCCTACGGAATCGTTGAAATCAGCGGAGACCGTTTAGTATCCTTCAAGGAAAAACCAGTACTTGATTACTACATAAACGGTGGAGTTTACTTCTCAAATGGAAGTATAAACTTTGGAGACTTCGATGTTGGAGACATAGAAAAAACTGTGTTCCCAATGCTTGCAAAGGAAAATCAACTTGGTTACTACAAAGAGAACGGCCTCTTCTGGATGGCAATAGACACTACCAAGGAACTTGAGCAGATAAGGAAGGAGTACCAGAACCGTGAGGACAAACCATGGGGATACGAGAAGATTTTAATAAACACCGAGAAGTACCTGACCAAGGAGCTCTTCATACGTGAGGGGTACCAGACATCCTTCCACTACCACGAGAAGAAGGATGAAACCATGTACATAGTAAGCGGTGCAGGCTACATCGAATTCGAGGACCGTAAGGAGTACTTCGGTAAAAACGACACCATAAGAATAGAGCCTGGTGAGGTTCACTCCATAGTGGCCATGGAAAACACAGTGCTCCACGAGGTTTCAACCCCACACCTTCAGGACACAGTGAGGGTCAAGGATTACTACCCTGCAAGGTAG
- the cfbD gene encoding Ni-sirohydrochlorin a,c-diamide reductive cyclase catalytic subunit — MHPRPSPIAASLYTLRDMNVDVIILHGPHGCCFRTGRLLENDGVRVVTTAMSENDFVFGAADKLEETIKKVEEMFSPKLVGVVGTCASMIIGEDLKEAVKNADIDATVIPVESHGGFGEGDNTEGAIMVLDAAAKVGVIPDDERERQTHMLKLATQTEKTRGMAQGGYIKPSYGDNKVQVARTLLESFERGDKIAIVLNAKKETSYLFSDILKVPFGEVYQDNKPLIIANLDENVGLSRIRQHAVNIGKELSDDGVTIDEVTGGLDEYPVTGEEAARIINEGNFDMVVVAGVPHALPVEEIEAETIAVTDGPRLVEPLKKLGYSYVVTELDAHSKTLGTDHIVPSDFGEILRGLMEF; from the coding sequence ATGCATCCAAGACCAAGCCCAATAGCTGCTTCACTCTACACACTGCGTGATATGAACGTGGACGTTATCATACTCCATGGCCCACACGGCTGCTGTTTCAGAACAGGCAGACTCCTTGAAAACGACGGTGTCAGGGTTGTTACCACTGCAATGTCTGAAAATGACTTCGTATTTGGAGCTGCAGACAAGCTTGAGGAAACCATCAAAAAGGTTGAGGAAATGTTCTCCCCAAAGCTCGTTGGAGTGGTTGGAACCTGTGCAAGCATGATAATTGGAGAAGACCTTAAAGAGGCCGTTAAAAATGCAGATATAGATGCAACTGTTATTCCTGTTGAGTCCCATGGAGGATTCGGCGAAGGGGACAACACCGAGGGTGCCATAATGGTGCTGGACGCCGCAGCAAAGGTAGGAGTCATACCGGACGATGAAAGGGAAAGACAAACACACATGCTGAAACTCGCAACCCAGACCGAAAAAACAAGGGGAATGGCCCAGGGGGGCTATATAAAACCGTCCTACGGAGACAACAAGGTTCAGGTTGCAAGAACTCTCCTTGAAAGCTTTGAGAGAGGAGATAAAATAGCAATCGTGCTCAACGCCAAAAAAGAAACATCATACCTCTTCTCAGATATTCTTAAGGTTCCGTTTGGAGAGGTTTACCAGGATAACAAGCCCCTGATAATTGCAAACCTCGATGAAAACGTTGGACTTTCAAGGATAAGGCAGCACGCAGTTAATATCGGGAAAGAACTTTCAGATGATGGTGTAACCATTGATGAGGTAACTGGAGGTCTGGATGAGTACCCTGTTACAGGTGAGGAAGCTGCACGGATCATCAACGAAGGAAACTTTGATATGGTGGTGGTTGCAGGTGTGCCCCATGCACTGCCTGTAGAGGAGATAGAAGCTGAAACCATAGCTGTGACAGACGGACCAAGGCTTGTTGAACCCCTCAAGAAGCTGGGATACAGTTACGTTGTAACTGAACTCGACGCCCATTCCAAAACCCTTGGAACGGATCACATAGTTCCATCGGACTTTGGAGAAATTTTAAGGGGACTTATGGAGTTTTAA
- the sfsA gene encoding DNA/RNA nuclease SfsA, with protein MIISNLIRGTFLERPNRFTVIFKMDYTLNEDLNGSDSNDQESFTAKAHLRDPGRLEELLFSGVKLLLRPALNPEGRKTKFDVIAVFKDENWVLINSGFHSDIAQELIESGLIKELSGYSVERREYKYGKSRIDFLLSTNAPNSITHINSDNDNSKKMLLEVKGCTLVEEGHARFPDAPTTRGRKHVEELTGAMAEGYTSAVLFLILKEDAADFAPNRVTDPNFSNSLTAARNSGVLIVPYSFKNIYDSPKMELRIKPFKRVEMSF; from the coding sequence ATGATAATATCTAACTTAATACGAGGAACCTTCCTTGAAAGACCAAACAGATTTACAGTGATATTCAAAATGGATTATACTTTGAATGAGGATTTAAATGGCAGTGATTCAAATGATCAGGAATCCTTCACTGCAAAGGCACATCTTCGCGACCCTGGAAGGCTGGAAGAACTCCTTTTTTCAGGTGTTAAACTACTTTTAAGGCCAGCATTAAATCCTGAAGGCAGAAAAACAAAATTTGACGTCATTGCGGTTTTTAAAGATGAAAACTGGGTTCTTATAAACTCTGGATTCCACAGTGATATAGCCCAGGAACTCATTGAGTCAGGGCTCATAAAGGAACTTTCGGGTTATTCCGTTGAAAGAAGGGAGTATAAATATGGTAAAAGTAGAATAGACTTCTTGTTATCTACCAATGCGCCTAATTCTATTACTCATATTAATTCTGATAATGATAACAGTAAAAAGATGCTCCTGGAGGTCAAGGGCTGCACCCTAGTTGAGGAGGGTCATGCAAGGTTTCCAGATGCCCCCACAACCCGGGGTAGAAAACATGTTGAGGAACTTACAGGAGCTATGGCTGAAGGCTACACATCTGCAGTGCTTTTTTTGATATTAAAGGAAGATGCTGCGGATTTTGCACCTAACAGAGTTACGGATCCTAATTTTTCAAATTCCCTAACTGCAGCAAGGAATTCAGGAGTTCTGATAGTTCCATATTCATTTAAAAATATTTATGACTCTCCAAAGATGGAACTAAGGATAAAACCATTTAAAAGGGTTGAAATGAGTTTTTAA
- a CDS encoding potassium channel family protein translates to MFVVLEVLKKHFPRLIKKPITRILILVLAVIAYGTIGFHFIEGQPWTVSFYWTFITIGTVGYGDYSPVTSLGMYFTITLLVLGIGTFAFAIESIVELIVSKEQMKLMGLINVKRSKHVVICGWTESTAECIKEIKKGSEVFVLDEDEDVRKRALKNGVNFVHGDPTRIKDLEKANVRGAKAVIVDMESDSHTIHCILGIRKLDQDVRVIAEAQRYENIEQIKLAGATQVISPFVISGRLMHKSIEDGYEAMFVQDVLAEKKERELKEVRIGAQSYFAGKTIREADVHHKTGVVLVGIGKNGKLTIDPPREVIIEAGDIILGIGKPEEFERLEGKISEV, encoded by the coding sequence ATGTTCGTAGTACTTGAAGTTTTAAAGAAACATTTCCCAAGGCTGATTAAAAAACCAATCACCCGTATTTTGATACTGGTTCTGGCAGTTATAGCCTACGGAACCATTGGTTTCCATTTCATAGAAGGTCAACCGTGGACTGTCTCATTCTACTGGACCTTCATAACCATTGGAACTGTTGGATATGGTGATTACAGTCCTGTAACATCCCTTGGGATGTACTTCACCATAACCCTCCTTGTGCTGGGTATTGGAACATTTGCATTTGCCATTGAGTCAATTGTGGAACTTATAGTGAGTAAAGAACAGATGAAGCTCATGGGGCTGATTAACGTGAAAAGATCAAAACATGTTGTGATATGTGGTTGGACAGAAAGTACAGCAGAGTGCATAAAAGAGATTAAAAAGGGAAGTGAGGTTTTTGTCCTGGATGAGGATGAAGACGTTCGTAAGAGGGCACTGAAGAATGGGGTTAACTTCGTTCACGGTGACCCTACACGTATAAAGGACCTTGAAAAGGCCAACGTCAGGGGTGCAAAGGCAGTTATTGTGGATATGGAGTCAGATTCCCACACAATACATTGTATACTTGGAATAAGGAAGTTAGACCAAGACGTCAGGGTGATAGCTGAGGCACAGCGCTACGAAAACATCGAACAGATCAAGCTGGCAGGTGCAACCCAGGTGATATCCCCATTCGTGATATCTGGAAGGCTCATGCACAAGAGCATAGAAGACGGCTACGAGGCCATGTTTGTACAGGATGTTCTGGCTGAAAAGAAGGAAAGGGAATTGAAAGAAGTCAGGATAGGGGCTCAAAGTTACTTTGCAGGAAAAACCATAAGGGAAGCAGATGTGCACCATAAAACAGGTGTTGTGCTTGTGGGTATCGGTAAAAATGGTAAATTGACCATAGACCCACCAAGAGAAGTTATCATAGAAGCTGGAGATATAATACTTGGAATTGGGAAACCTGAAGAGTTTGAAAGACTTGAAGGAAAGATTTCAGAAGTTTAA